The following are encoded together in the Salvia hispanica cultivar TCC Black 2014 chromosome 6, UniMelb_Shisp_WGS_1.0, whole genome shotgun sequence genome:
- the LOC125195884 gene encoding malonyl-coenzyme:anthocyanin 5-O-glucoside-6'''-O-malonyltransferase-like, with amino-acid sequence MSTTVLETTGIPPPTGSAADLTLPLCFFDLIWLHFHPIRRLIFYNHPCTEAEFSSTIVPNLKHSLSLTLQHFPLVAGNLLFPLDTDKFRPLIRYLSGDTASLTIAVSRRDFDELTRSHARDSDQFYDFSPPMPMKAEEENYKIAPLIALQATLFPGRGICIGVSNHHCLGDASSVFRFVSAWAEANHRGSGEQFKNCSSLPLFDRSVFGDIKGISDNMWSTMRNIPMTQSSSPVPTNRVRASFTLHRSDIKKLKDVVLSKKPGLVYISTFAVTAAYTWSAVVKSAAAAGEAADEDGIEAFLLPADGRGRPNALVDPPVPVNYFGNCVGGGVAVVEHKKLAAEEGFVAAAEAIADLIKNRVNNKEIFFGDLDGWSSYMSKLAMLSKFGVSGSPKFDFSNADFGWGKARWFEFLSIDEEKYSMSLCNSLDSEGGLVVGISLPRKRLEAFITIFEEGLKF; translated from the coding sequence CACCGGCATCCCTCCTCCGACAGGCTCTGCCGCCGACCTCACCCTCCCCCTCTGCTTCTTCGACCTCATCTGGCTCCATTTCCACCCCATCCGCCGCCTTATCTTCTACAACCACCCTTGCACCGAGGCCGAATTCTCCTCCACCATCGTTCCGAACCTCAAAcactccctctctctcacCCTCCAACACTTTCCCCTCGTCGCCGGAAACCTCCTCTTCCCTCTCGACACCGACAAATTCCGCCCCCTAATCCGCTACCTCTCCGGCGACACCGCCTCGCTCACGATCGCCGTCTCCCGCCGCGACTTCGACGAACTCACCAGAAGCCACGCTCGAGACTCCGATCAGTTTTACGATTTCTCCCCGCCGATGCCGATGAAGGCCGAGGaggaaaattacaaaattgcCCCTCTCATCGCGCTCCAGGCCACGCTCTTCCCCGGCCGCGGGATCTGCATCGGGGTGAGCAATCACCACTGCCTCGGCGACGCGAGTTCCGTGTTTCGATTCGTCTCGGCCTGGGCTGAGGCGAATCACCGCGGCAGCGGTGAGCAGTTTAAAAACTGCTCATCGCTACCGCTGTTTGATAGATCTGTATTTGGAGATATCAAGGGCATAAGCGACAATATGTGGAGCACTATGAGGAATATTCCTATGACTCAGTCAAGTTCGCCTGTGCCTACTAACAGAGTCAGGGCCTCGTTCACACTCCATCGGTCCGATATTAAAAAACTCAAGGATGTTGTTTTGTCGAAAAAGCCCGGCCTAGTTTACATCTCTACTTTCGCCGTCACGGCGGCGTACACGTGGAGTGCCGTTGTGAAATCCGCGGCCGCCGCCGGGGAGGCAGCGGACGAGGATGGGATCGAGGCGTTCCTTTTGCCGGCGGACGGAAGGGGGCGGCCGAACGCGCTGGTTGACCCGCCGGTGCCGGTGAATTACTTCGGGAACTGCGTGGGTGGTGgggtggcggtggtggagCATAAGAAGTTGGCGGCGGAGGAAGGATttgtggcggcggcggaggcgatTGCGGATTTGATCAAGAACAGAGTGAATAATAAAGAGATATTTTTTGGAGATTTGGATGGTTGGTCATCGTATATGTCGAAATTGGCGATGTTGAGTAAATTTGGAGTTTCTGGTTCGCCGAAGTTTGATTTCTCGAATGCGGATTTCGGATGGGGAAAGGCGAGGTGGTTCGAGTTTTTGTCGATAGATGAGGAGAAGTATTCAATGTCGTTGTGTAATTCGTTGGATTCCGAAGGCGGTTTGGTGGTCGGAATTTCGCTGCCAAGAAAGAGATTGGAAGCTTTTATAACAATTTTTGAAGAGGGTCTTAAATTTTGA